GTATGAAAAAATTATTCCATGTCTCAACTATGATGAACATGAATGTGGAAATTGCACCCGGGATTACCAGCGGCCACACCACCTTTCTGAATATCAGCCAGTCATTTGCGCCGTCTATACGCGCCGCTTCCAGTGTCCGCTTCGGCAGAACAGCCATAAAAATCGACATCAATAGCGCGCCTGTCGGTAGATAGAAAATAAGAAATGCGAATATCAATCCGTAATATGTGTTGAAAATACCCAATTTCACCGCCAGGCTGGTCAGCGGCACGAGCGTTATCTCATAAGGTACAAATGTGGCAATCGCTATTATTGTAAAGACAGTGTCGTTGAAGTAGGATTGCTTGAGTGAAAGGTGGTATGCAGCCATTGCCCCGAGGAATGTGGAAATTGCAGCAACCGGAATGGTGATGATTAGACTGTTAAGCAGACTCTGTTTCATCTGACCGAAAACAGTCTCTATGGCGGACAGTGAGAAACCTGCCGGCTGCAGAACGGGAGTGCTGATAACCCCGGATGC
Above is a window of Candidatus Sysuiplasma acidicola DNA encoding:
- a CDS encoding carbohydrate ABC transporter permease, yielding MTEQIISAQTKIRLRSGIVLALLCFFAAIWLIPVYSLLINSFKTASGVISTPVLQPAGFSLSAIETVFGQMKQSLLNSLIITIPVAAISTFLGAMAAYHLSLKQSYFNDTVFTIIAIATFVPYEITLVPLTSLAVKLGIFNTYYGLIFAFLIFYLPTGALLMSIFMAVLPKRTLEAARIDGANDWLIFRKVVWPLVIPGAISTFMFIIVETWNNFFIPLILTSTPPMRTASVLVMSYSGSYGALYNESFAAALISSLLPLLLIIILGRYFIRGFLALGSGGKG